Proteins found in one Streptococcus criceti HS-6 genomic segment:
- the hemW gene encoding radical SAM family heme chaperone HemW has translation MFIKPTSAYVHIPFCTQICYYCDFSKVFIKKQPVDDYLEKLLEEFRFYDIRTLRTLYIGGGTPTALSASQLDYLLSGLQEQLDLSLLEEFTIEANPGDLTADKIAVLEKSAVNRVSLGVQTFDDQELKRIGRSHNEAQIYESVSALKAAGFDNISIDLIYALPDQTMDQVKINVKKALSLNIPHLSLYSLILENHTVFMNKMRRGRLHLPNEDVESDMFTYIIDELEKHGFEHYEISNFTKPGYESRHNLVYWDNAEYYGVGAGASGYLDGVRYRNRGPIQHYLKAISEEGQARLHEEELTKTEQMEEEIFLGLRKKAGISISRFEEKFQEDFQQRYGRIVADLLTDGLLQVTGNQLRMTKRGLFLGDTVAEKFILD, from the coding sequence TTATTAAACCCACTTCAGCTTATGTGCATATTCCTTTTTGCACGCAAATTTGCTATTATTGCGACTTTTCCAAGGTCTTTATCAAGAAACAGCCGGTTGATGATTATTTGGAAAAGCTGTTGGAGGAGTTTCGTTTCTACGATATTAGAACATTGCGAACGCTCTATATTGGCGGCGGAACTCCGACGGCTCTTTCGGCTTCGCAGTTGGATTACCTGCTGTCGGGTTTGCAGGAGCAATTGGATTTATCGCTTCTGGAAGAATTCACCATCGAGGCCAACCCCGGTGATTTGACGGCGGATAAGATTGCTGTGCTTGAAAAATCAGCGGTCAATCGGGTCTCACTTGGCGTGCAAACCTTTGATGATCAGGAGCTCAAACGAATCGGCCGCAGTCACAATGAAGCACAGATCTATGAGTCGGTTTCAGCCCTCAAAGCAGCAGGTTTTGATAATATTTCTATCGACCTGATTTATGCTCTGCCCGATCAGACTATGGATCAGGTTAAAATCAATGTTAAAAAGGCTTTATCTCTGAATATTCCCCATCTCAGTCTCTACAGTCTGATTTTGGAGAATCATACGGTCTTTATGAACAAAATGCGACGGGGTCGACTTCATTTGCCTAATGAGGATGTTGAGAGCGATATGTTTACCTATATTATTGATGAGCTGGAAAAGCATGGGTTTGAGCATTACGAGATTTCCAATTTCACCAAGCCGGGCTATGAGAGCCGGCACAATCTGGTTTACTGGGATAATGCTGAGTATTACGGAGTCGGAGCGGGAGCTTCGGGTTATTTGGACGGCGTTCGCTACCGCAACCGTGGCCCAATCCAGCACTACCTAAAAGCTATTTCAGAGGAAGGTCAGGCCCGTTTGCATGAAGAAGAATTGACTAAGACCGAGCAGATGGAAGAAGAAATCTTCCTTGGACTGCGAAAGAAAGCGGGTATCTCTATCAGCCGCTTTGAGGAAAAATTTCAGGAGGACTTCCAGCAGCGGTATGGTCGGATTGTGGCCGATTTGCTGACGGACGGTTTGCTTCAAGTCACAGGTAATCAGCTGCGTATGACCAAGCGGGGCCTTTTCTTGGGTGACACCGTGGCTGAGAAATTTATACTTGATTAG
- a CDS encoding acyl-ACP thioesterase domain-containing protein gives MGKKFQVAYQVPFYESDINHQIKVPHLLSFALQVSGLQSESLGNTDDWLLDNFNLVWVITDYELDIQRLPRYAENIVVETEAIAYNKLFCYRKFYIYGEDGQQIIEIFSTFVLMDYDTRKVVTVKDEIVAPYGSEKIKKVIRGPKYKPLKEAEESLFHVRYLDLDMNGHVNNSKYLEWMYEAMDIDFLKTHVPKKVHLKYLKEIHYGKDIITRIKQDGLISQHEIKTDQGLHAQAQIEWRERNEA, from the coding sequence ATGGGAAAAAAATTTCAGGTGGCTTATCAGGTTCCATTTTACGAGAGTGATATCAATCATCAGATTAAAGTGCCTCATCTGCTGTCCTTTGCCCTTCAGGTATCGGGCTTGCAGTCAGAAAGTTTGGGCAATACTGATGACTGGCTTTTGGACAATTTTAATTTGGTTTGGGTCATTACTGACTATGAGCTGGATATCCAGCGCCTGCCTCGCTATGCGGAAAATATTGTAGTAGAGACCGAGGCAATTGCCTACAACAAACTTTTTTGTTATCGGAAGTTCTATATTTACGGCGAAGATGGTCAGCAGATTATTGAGATTTTCTCCACCTTCGTCCTTATGGATTACGATACCCGAAAGGTTGTGACAGTCAAGGATGAAATTGTAGCCCCTTATGGTTCTGAAAAAATTAAAAAAGTGATTCGAGGTCCAAAATATAAACCCCTGAAAGAAGCGGAAGAATCCCTCTTTCATGTGCGGTATTTGGATTTGGATATGAATGGCCATGTCAACAACAGCAAATATCTGGAATGGATGTATGAGGCGATGGATATTGATTTTCTCAAGACCCATGTGCCCAAGAAAGTTCATCTTAAGTACCTCAAGGAAATTCACTACGGGAAGGATATTATTACTCGGATTAAACAGGATGGCTTGATCAGCCAGCACGAAATTAAAACTGATCAGGGTCTTCATGCCCAAGCTCAGATTGAGTGGCGGGAACGCAACGAGGCTTAA
- a CDS encoding TIGR01457 family HAD-type hydrolase: MTYKGYLIDLDGTIYRGKERIPAGERFIKRLQEQKIPYTLVTNNTMRTPQMVQEMLAKHFNVETPLETIYTATLATVDYMNDMKRGKTAYVIGEVGLKSAIAEAGYIEDKDNPAYVVVGLDRGLTYEMLVTATLAIQKGALFIGTNPDLNIPTERGQEPGAGAIQKLLEVATRVKPVIIGKPEAVIINKALERLGLERSQALMVGDNYMTDIMAGIKNDVDTLLVLTGFTKPEEVSGLPIKPSHVVDSLDDWEL, translated from the coding sequence ATGACTTACAAAGGTTATTTAATTGATTTAGACGGAACCATTTACCGAGGGAAGGAGCGGATTCCAGCAGGTGAGCGCTTTATCAAACGCCTGCAGGAGCAAAAGATCCCCTATACCTTGGTGACCAACAACACTATGCGGACCCCGCAGATGGTGCAAGAAATGTTGGCTAAGCATTTTAATGTGGAAACGCCGCTGGAGACTATCTACACAGCGACTTTGGCAACTGTCGATTACATGAATGATATGAAGCGGGGCAAGACCGCCTATGTTATCGGCGAAGTCGGCCTCAAGTCAGCCATTGCTGAGGCTGGCTATATCGAGGATAAGGATAATCCTGCCTACGTTGTGGTCGGTCTTGACCGTGGGTTGACCTATGAAATGTTGGTGACGGCCACTCTGGCCATTCAAAAGGGGGCTCTCTTTATCGGGACCAATCCTGATCTCAATATTCCAACCGAGCGCGGCCAAGAACCAGGAGCTGGCGCTATTCAAAAGCTTTTGGAGGTAGCTACCCGAGTCAAACCGGTTATTATCGGCAAACCAGAAGCTGTCATTATTAATAAGGCTCTGGAGCGATTGGGTCTGGAACGCTCACAAGCTCTGATGGTTGGTGATAACTATATGACCGATATTATGGCCGGTATCAAAAACGATGTTGATACTCTGTTGGTTCTAACTGGTTTCACTAAGCCGGAGGAAGTGTCGGGCCTGCCTATTAAACCTAGCCATGTCGTGGACAGCTTGGACGACTGGGAGCTCTAA